Proteins from a genomic interval of Pseudomonas paeninsulae:
- a CDS encoding glutathione S-transferase family protein — translation MSKTVASYTLYGAEMSYYSGKTRSHLLHKRIPFSEQEASAWDYLVKFPREVGCSVVPVVRSPEGAWLQDSSLIIDLLEQRFPAQPAVPASPVLRFAAYLFELWGDEFWLPVAMSTRWSRPEHRPLFVQEIGAGMLPGWPRFLQELAGNRIANMMSGFTEKAGFGADMTEVLCRFAHVQLDGLEAHFAQHKFLFGTRPSLGDYGLIGPLYAHIGRDPLSKRDFIDSRPHVAAWIARMFDPATSTDGEFFADDRLPETLQTALGSIVDEMIHFIAACADAVRKTPVLDLDAKNPPRFLEKVSYPMAGATHCRPAPAYAVWQAQRMLKVFNRMAEADQDTVRDWLHGLGASDLLTLDLPPMRRVGVAAAQVTATDAD, via the coding sequence ATGAGCAAGACGGTTGCCAGCTACACCCTGTATGGCGCGGAAATGTCCTATTACTCGGGGAAAACGCGCAGCCACCTCTTGCACAAGAGAATACCGTTCAGCGAACAAGAAGCCTCGGCGTGGGACTATCTGGTCAAGTTTCCACGCGAGGTCGGCTGCTCGGTTGTGCCCGTGGTTCGCTCGCCAGAGGGTGCGTGGCTACAGGACAGTAGCCTAATCATTGATCTGCTCGAACAACGTTTTCCGGCGCAACCCGCCGTGCCCGCTTCGCCTGTATTGCGCTTTGCCGCCTATCTGTTCGAACTTTGGGGAGACGAGTTCTGGCTGCCCGTCGCCATGAGCACCCGCTGGAGCCGGCCTGAGCACAGACCGCTGTTTGTGCAAGAGATCGGTGCCGGCATGCTGCCGGGGTGGCCACGTTTTTTGCAGGAATTGGCTGGCAACAGGATCGCTAACATGATGAGCGGATTCACCGAGAAGGCCGGGTTCGGTGCCGACATGACGGAGGTGCTCTGCCGTTTTGCGCATGTTCAGCTCGACGGGCTTGAGGCACATTTTGCCCAGCACAAATTTCTCTTCGGCACTCGCCCATCCCTTGGCGATTACGGTTTGATCGGCCCGCTGTATGCCCATATCGGTCGCGACCCGTTGTCCAAGCGCGACTTTATAGATAGCCGACCACATGTTGCTGCCTGGATAGCACGCATGTTCGACCCAGCCACTTCAACGGATGGCGAATTCTTCGCTGACGACCGTCTGCCGGAAACCCTGCAGACCGCATTAGGCTCCATCGTCGACGAGATGATTCATTTTATCGCCGCCTGCGCGGACGCCGTGCGCAAAACCCCAGTTCTGGATCTCGATGCCAAGAATCCGCCACGGTTTCTTGAAAAGGTGAGCTATCCAATGGCCGGCGCAACCCATTGCCGTCCGGCACCAGCGTATGCAGTTTGGCAAGCCCAGCGCATGCTCAAGGTGTTCAACAGAATGGCAGAAGCCGATCAGGACACTGTCCGTGACTGGCTGCATGGCCTTGGCGCAAGCGACTTGCTCACGCTCGACTTACCCCCCATGCGCCGCGTGGGCGTTGCCGCAGCGCAGGTCACAGCTACGGATGCAGACTAA